One window of Medicago truncatula cultivar Jemalong A17 chromosome 2, MtrunA17r5.0-ANR, whole genome shotgun sequence genomic DNA carries:
- the LOC25488166 gene encoding LOW QUALITY PROTEIN: transcription termination factor MTERF15, mitochondrial (The sequence of the model RefSeq protein was modified relative to this genomic sequence to represent the inferred CDS: inserted 1 base in 1 codon) has translation MFKVFLFRNAFAISTTSFSIRFLTTTITSDSNSFTVSYLIHKFGFSHEFALKASKQLYFKTSQKPDSVLNFFKNHGFTDSHIRNVIKREPWLLSCDTQKRILPKFQFLLSIGASSSDIVHMVRCNPKFLELSLKNNQIKFEYFLSKGASSSHIISLLTSNPQILQSSLDKRIIPLFELLRMFFKTNKDTIVCLIRHSKWVASYPHHLIVANINLMSDFGVSHSVIARLLQIKPSIFCSKDLIKSLEEVKGLGFHPPITTFGAALIAKKGMSKKLWDEKVDVFKKWGWSDEDVIRAFRGRPDLLLTSIDKINLVMSFWVNQLGWDSLALAKRPHIFSYSLEKRIIPRASVLQYLVMKGLRKKNASLVAPFDYSGKMFLSKFVFSFKEESDYLLKLYEEKXKHAYTMENNGMPFTN, from the exons ATGTTCAAAGTTTTTCTCTTCCGCAATGCCTTTGCCATATCAACAACCTCATTTTCTATCAGATTCCTCACCACTACTATCACTTCAGATTCAAACTCATTCACCGTATCCTACCTCATCCACAAATTTGGATTCTCACATGAATTCGCACTCAAAGCTTCCAAACAGCTTTATTTCAAAACCTCACAAAAACCTGATTCAGTtctcaacttcttcaaaaatcacGGTTTCACCGACTCACATATACGCAATGTCATCAAAAGGGAACCATGGCTTCTTTCCTGCGATACCCAGAAAAGGATTCTcccaaagtttcaatttttactCTCCATAGGTGCTTCTTCCTCTGACATTGTCCACATGGTTAGATGTAACCCTAAGTTCTTGGAATTAAGCTTGAAGAATAATCAAATTAAGTTTGAATATTTTCTATCCAAAGGTGCTTCTTCATCTCATATTATTTCATTGTTAACTTCAAACCCTCAAATTTTACAAAGTAGCCTGGACAAACGAATAATCCCTCTTTTTGAATTGTTAAGAATGTTCTTTAAAACTAACAAGGATACAATTGTTTGCTTAATTCGACATTCGAAATGGGTTGCTAGTTATCCCCATCACCTTATTGTGGCTAATATTAATCTGATGTCTGATTTTGGCGTGTCTCATTCTGTCATTGCTAGATTGCTTCAAATTAAACCATCTATATTTTGTTCAAAGGATTTGATTAAGTCATTGGAGGAAGTTAAAGGTTTAGGGTTTCATCCcccaatcactacttttggggCTGCTTTGATAGCCAAGAAAGGTATGAGTAAAAAACTTTGGGATGAGAAAGTTGATGTCTTTAAGAAATGGGGTTGGTCTGATGAAGATGTTATTCGAGCATTTAGAGGTCGTCCTGACTTGTTGTTGACTTCAATTGATAAGATTAATTTGGTGATGAGTTTTTGGGTCAATCAATTGGGTTGGGATTCCTTGGCACTTGCTAAAAGGCCACATATTTTTAGTTATAGTTTGGAGAAAAGGATCATTCCAAGGGCCTCAGTTTTGCAATATCTTGTGATGAAAGGTTTGAGGAAAAAGAATGCAAGCTTAGTTGCACCATTTGATTATTCTGGGAAAATGTTCTTGAGCAAGTTTGTTTTTAGCTTTAAGGAAGAGTCTGATTATCTATTAAAGCtgtatgaagaaa tgaaacacGCATACACAATGGAAAACAATGGCATGCCATTCACAAATTAG
- the LOC25488169 gene encoding uncharacterized protein has protein sequence MFKPFLFRNAFGLSTTPLYQISIRFFNTAPSQSFTVSYLIHKFGFSHEFALKASKPLYFKTSLKPDSVLNFFKNYGFNDSDIHNIIKREPWLLSCDTHKTILPKFQFLLAKGASQSDIVRMVVVNPKFVKSSLKNHEIMFHFFLSKGASSSEIVSLLTSNPIILHISLEKRIIPLFELLSKFLKTNKDIIICLIRHSTAFSMNSYHLIMDNVNLMSDFGVSDNVIASLLQSRPSIVGSKELIKSLEEVKSLGFDPSTASFGVALAAKKCMRKKRWDEKVDAFKKWGWSDEAVIQAFRLQPNLMLVSIHKIDSLMSFWVNQLGWNSLALTKLPNVFCLSLEKRIIPRALVVQFLLMKGLRKKNASLGTPFAYSEKMFLSKFVFSFKEESDYLLKLYEEKGKLANTKENNGMLSTKCVI, from the coding sequence ATGTTCAAGCCGTTTCTCTTCCGCAATGCTTTTGGCCTATCAACAACACCACTCTACCAAATTTCTATCAGATTCTTCAACACTGCCCCTTCACAATCATTCACTGTTTCCTACCTCATCCACAAGTTTGGGTTCTCACATGAATTTGCACTCAAAGCTTCCAAACCGCTTTATTTCAAAACCTCACTAAAACCTGATTCAGTtcttaacttcttcaaaaattatGGTTTCAATGACTCAGACATACACAACATCATCAAAAGAGAACCATGGCTTCTTTCCTGCGATACCCACAAAACGATTCTaccaaagtttcaatttttactCGCCAAAGGTGCTTCTCAATCTGACATTGTTCGTATGGTTGTAGTTAACCCTAAATTCGTGAAATCAAGCTTGAAGAATCATGAAATTATGTTTCACTTTTTTCTATCCAAAGGTGCTTCTTCCTCTGAGATTGTTTCATTGTTAACTTCAAACCCTATAATTTTGCATATTAGTTTGGAGAAACGAATAATCCCTCTTTTTGAATTGTTAAGTAAGTTCTTGAAAACCAACAAAGATATCATTATTTGCTTAATTCGGCATTCAACTGCATTTTCTATGAATTCCTATCACCTTATTATGGATAATGTCAATTTGATGTCTGATTTTGGAGTTTCTGATAATGTCATTGCTAGTTTGCTTCAGTCAAGGCCATCTATAGTTGGTTCAAAGGAATTGATTAAGTCATTGGAGGAAGTTAAGAGTTTAGGGTTTGATCCTTCAACAGCTTCTTTTGGGGTTGCTTTGGCAGCCAAGAAATGTATGAGAAAAAAACGTTGGGATGAGAAAGTTGATGCCTTTAAGAAATGGGGTTGGTCTGATGAAGCTGTTATTCAAGCATTTCGGTTGCAGCCTAATTTAATGTTGGTTTCAATTCATAAGATTGATTCGTTAATGAGTTTTTGGGTCAATCAATTGGGTTGGAATTCATTGGCACTTACCAAACTACCAAATGTGTTTTGTTTAAGTTTGGAGAAAAGGATTATTCCAAGGGCATTGGTTGTGCAATTTCTTTTGATGAAAGGTTTGCGAAAAAAGAATGCAAGCTTAGGTACACCATTTGCTTATTCTGAGAAAATGTTCTTGAGCAAGTTTGTTTTCAGCTTTAAGGAAGAGTCTGATTATCTATTAAAGCTATATGAGGAAAAAGGCAAACTTGCAAACACAAAGGAGAACAATGGCATGCTGTCCACCAAATGTGTAATTTAG